The genomic interval TCAACGACCGTCACTTCAAAGATCACCGTCCCGCCGCCGATGGACTTCTGTGGATCGGGGCACTGGATATAGGCCGCCTTTTCGCCCGGTCGCGCCAGGCCGAGCGATACCGGATCGACTCCGCTGGCGAGTGCGACATAAAAGGGAAGGAGCGCAGAAAGGGCGTGCAGGCAATACACGCTGCGACCTTCGAGCATATACCCGGCGCGGATTGTGAATTCGTCGCCCAGCCGGTAGCAGGGACAGAATCCGTTGATCTCAACAACCCGCACCCTGAGGTTCTTCTTTTCCATGCCTCCTCCCAGACTTAACGCCAACCGTCGTCTAACGAAACGGCCCCCAAATCCGCACTGTCCGGTCGCCCG from Calditrichota bacterium carries:
- a CDS encoding TIGR04076 family protein, with the translated sequence MEKKNLRVRVVEINGFCPCYRLGDEFTIRAGYMLEGRSVYCLHALSALLPFYVALASGVDPVSLGLARPGEKAAYIQCPDPQKSIGGGTVIFEVTVVE